In Liquorilactobacillus nagelii DSM 13675, the following proteins share a genomic window:
- the addA gene encoding helicase-exonuclease AddAB subunit AddA, producing the protein MAQKLNYTPAQQAAIHARGSNVLVAASAGSGKTRVLVERVLYLLQQKVGIDQMLVVTFTKAAASEMRERIQLSLQQTINQTNERQEKSWLMQQLLHLNTAAISTIDAFCLRIVQQYYYVIQLDPVFRQLTDQTERQLLAEDVWNEVRETKYQEASPLFELLVQSFSNDRSDDGLTAVVMKVFEFANARPNPQKWLQQLNHGYQWPVASAFVDSDFYQTQLKPLLHDQLAELQAQIRLLEQQADAQELTGLATALAKDQQQLRDLQSLLTSASWDQIQTAFNLFKLTRPKASKILPEQKAAKQQLMDQRKQLKLQFEKLTERFFTADEQQLRKINDQSSQLVGELSQTVQSFMQAFTNEKRRRHLLDFSDVEHLALQILGNQTKAGQQVRASLQEQFQEVLVDEYQDTNQLQEAILQQLTQPDPGNLFMVGDVKQSIYGFRQADPTMFLQKYQTFAQSDSPGQRILLAENFRSAANIDDFINLLFAQLMDPKIGGIAYDQAAQLKFGANYYPELPQDEVEIDLFNAADQTKQQEKAVDNSGPEPYQTDFSVDSKTQGEIRLVGRRIKKLLHSQQIYDRQTKKMRLVEPQDIALLVPTRNNNLLIMDEFQQLEIPVIIKDAQNYFQTVEIQIMLSFLQIIDNPVQDIPLVSVLRSPIVGLKENELAYLRITDRTGDYYAAVKKFQQQGPGQGATEFVLQLYRKITNFLQLLQHLRTFSRRAEIADLIWEIYDRTGFLDYVGGMPGGAQRQANLHALYERASAYEKMSYKGLFQFIRFVQRMQEQQHDLAAATAQTTPNAVQVMTIHSSKGLEFPVVFLVNATHQINQQDLRQNYLLDSTGGIGITWFDPQQRVKTATLTKVLLQDRAQKKLAAEQMRLLYVALTRAEQKLIITGSYSSRDEALKQWATAEQSQQLLLPDSLRQRTKSFMDWIGAGLFRHPAVSKIFEQQSASLTKLEEFGARFQFNWYSAADSPVVTPPDKLLQAKQPSKTAATQMTAIQAELEYQYPNQVLTSTTAYQSVSEIKRLFNDPDEAELDFMVSPQQPTPPARARRLVSADLNLPQFMEQNQTIKPTQLGTAVHLVLQKVSLEVAPTKTSLVKLVQSLVNAGMLTDKIAAQIDLTAILNFFASSLGQKILTHPQQVQREVPFSLLLPAEKLFPELATTTEDILVHGIIDGFLVTDQAVYLFDYKTDYLQPTDAAKEQQIIERYRGQLNLYAQALTKILQRSVVHKYLYLLRIGKLVEVK; encoded by the coding sequence ATGGCACAAAAGCTTAATTATACTCCAGCACAGCAGGCAGCAATTCATGCGCGTGGTAGCAATGTTTTGGTGGCAGCTTCAGCTGGTTCAGGTAAAACCCGGGTTCTAGTTGAACGTGTGTTGTATTTGCTACAGCAAAAAGTCGGAATTGATCAAATGCTGGTGGTGACGTTTACTAAAGCGGCTGCTAGTGAAATGCGGGAAAGAATACAGTTATCATTACAGCAAACAATTAATCAAACAAATGAACGGCAAGAGAAAAGTTGGTTGATGCAGCAGCTGCTACATTTGAATACGGCGGCAATCAGTACAATCGATGCTTTTTGTTTACGGATAGTCCAACAATATTATTATGTTATTCAACTTGATCCCGTTTTTCGTCAATTAACTGATCAAACTGAGCGTCAGCTACTGGCAGAAGATGTCTGGAATGAGGTTCGAGAAACTAAGTACCAAGAGGCATCACCTTTATTTGAATTGTTGGTTCAAAGCTTTTCCAATGATCGCAGTGATGATGGCTTAACGGCTGTAGTAATGAAAGTTTTTGAGTTTGCAAATGCACGGCCGAATCCGCAAAAATGGTTGCAGCAATTAAACCATGGCTATCAGTGGCCAGTGGCGTCAGCATTTGTTGATAGTGATTTTTATCAAACTCAATTAAAACCATTACTGCATGATCAGTTAGCCGAACTTCAAGCACAAATTAGGTTGTTGGAGCAGCAGGCTGATGCTCAAGAATTAACTGGATTAGCAACTGCTTTGGCCAAGGATCAGCAACAGCTAAGAGATCTGCAATCTTTACTAACATCAGCGAGTTGGGATCAAATACAAACAGCTTTCAATCTTTTTAAGTTGACCCGGCCTAAAGCTAGCAAAATTTTGCCAGAACAAAAAGCAGCTAAACAACAATTGATGGATCAACGGAAACAATTGAAGCTTCAATTTGAAAAGTTAACAGAACGTTTTTTTACAGCGGACGAACAACAATTGCGGAAAATTAATGATCAAAGCAGTCAGCTGGTTGGAGAACTGTCACAAACGGTGCAATCTTTCATGCAGGCTTTTACTAACGAAAAACGGCGGCGACACTTACTGGATTTTAGCGATGTTGAACATTTGGCGTTGCAGATTTTAGGTAACCAGACAAAAGCAGGGCAGCAGGTTAGAGCTAGTTTGCAAGAACAATTTCAAGAAGTTTTAGTAGATGAATATCAAGATACTAATCAATTACAAGAAGCTATTTTACAGCAGCTGACACAACCAGATCCAGGAAATTTATTTATGGTTGGTGATGTTAAACAATCAATTTATGGTTTTCGGCAAGCAGATCCGACAATGTTTTTGCAAAAATATCAAACCTTTGCTCAATCAGATAGTCCAGGACAACGAATTCTATTGGCAGAAAACTTTCGTTCGGCGGCCAACATTGATGACTTCATCAACTTATTATTTGCTCAGTTAATGGATCCAAAAATTGGCGGAATTGCTTATGATCAAGCGGCTCAGTTAAAATTTGGAGCAAATTATTATCCTGAATTACCACAAGATGAAGTCGAAATTGATTTGTTTAATGCAGCGGATCAAACAAAGCAGCAAGAAAAAGCCGTTGATAATTCCGGGCCAGAGCCCTATCAGACTGATTTCTCAGTTGACAGCAAAACACAAGGTGAAATTCGTCTGGTTGGTCGACGAATTAAGAAATTGTTGCATTCACAACAAATTTATGATCGACAAACAAAAAAAATGCGATTGGTTGAACCGCAAGATATCGCTTTACTAGTTCCAACCCGTAATAACAATTTATTGATCATGGATGAATTTCAACAGTTAGAAATCCCAGTAATTATCAAAGATGCACAAAATTATTTTCAAACGGTTGAAATTCAGATTATGTTGTCATTTTTACAAATTATTGATAATCCAGTCCAAGATATTCCATTAGTTAGTGTTTTGCGCTCACCAATTGTCGGATTGAAAGAAAATGAATTAGCATATTTAAGAATTACTGATCGAACGGGAGATTATTATGCAGCAGTTAAAAAATTTCAACAACAAGGACCAGGTCAAGGGGCTACTGAATTTGTACTGCAGCTTTATCGCAAAATTACTAATTTTTTGCAACTACTCCAGCATTTACGAACCTTTTCACGACGAGCAGAAATTGCTGACTTGATTTGGGAGATTTATGATCGAACCGGTTTTTTGGACTATGTTGGTGGAATGCCTGGTGGCGCTCAGCGACAAGCTAATTTGCATGCCTTGTATGAGCGTGCCAGTGCTTATGAAAAAATGAGTTATAAAGGTTTATTTCAATTTATTCGTTTTGTTCAACGGATGCAAGAACAGCAGCACGATTTGGCAGCTGCAACGGCTCAGACAACTCCGAATGCAGTTCAAGTGATGACAATTCATAGTAGCAAAGGACTGGAATTCCCAGTGGTTTTCTTAGTGAATGCGACGCACCAGATCAATCAACAGGATCTGCGACAAAACTATTTGCTTGATTCGACTGGTGGAATTGGGATAACCTGGTTTGATCCGCAGCAAAGAGTTAAAACGGCCACCTTAACTAAAGTTTTGCTGCAGGATCGAGCTCAAAAAAAGTTAGCGGCTGAGCAGATGCGTTTATTATACGTAGCTTTAACCCGTGCTGAACAGAAACTAATAATCACCGGGTCATACTCGAGCCGTGATGAAGCACTTAAGCAGTGGGCAACAGCTGAACAAAGCCAGCAACTGCTGCTGCCGGATAGTTTACGTCAAAGAACTAAAAGTTTTATGGATTGGATTGGAGCTGGCCTATTTCGCCATCCGGCTGTTAGTAAAATTTTTGAGCAGCAGTCAGCTAGTTTGACGAAACTAGAGGAATTTGGAGCTCGTTTTCAATTTAACTGGTATTCAGCAGCTGATTCTCCAGTAGTTACACCGCCGGATAAATTACTTCAAGCAAAGCAGCCGTCCAAAACAGCTGCTACACAAATGACGGCTATTCAAGCTGAATTAGAATATCAATATCCTAATCAGGTGCTGACGTCAACGACAGCCTATCAATCGGTTTCTGAAATTAAACGATTGTTCAATGATCCCGATGAAGCAGAGTTGGACTTTATGGTTTCGCCACAGCAGCCGACACCACCAGCTCGGGCGCGGCGACTGGTTTCAGCAGATTTGAACTTGCCACAATTTATGGAGCAAAACCAAACGATCAAACCAACTCAATTAGGAACCGCGGTTCACTTAGTATTACAAAAAGTGTCGTTAGAGGTGGCACCAACAAAAACATCATTGGTAAAATTAGTGCAGTCTTTAGTTAATGCGGGAATGCTAACTGATAAAATAGCTGCTCAAATTGATTTAACAGCTATTTTGAATTTTTTTGCCAGTTCACTAGGCCAAAAAATTTTGACTCATCCACAACAGGTTCAACGAGAAGTACCCTTTTCTTTATTATTGCCAGCAGAAAAACTTTTCCCAGAATTAGCCACTACGACTGAAGATATCTTGGTTCATGGAATTATTGATGGTTTTTTAGTTACAGACCAAGCCGTTTATTTATTTGATTACAAAACTGATTACCTGCAACCAACTGATGCTGCCAAGGAACAGCAAATCATCGAGCGCTATCGTGGTCAATTAAATCTTTATGCCCAGGCGTTGACAAAAATTTTACAACGGTCAGTTGTTCATAAATATTTATATTTACTGAGGATTGGAAAATTGGTAGAAGTTAAATGA
- a CDS encoding PD-(D/E)XK nuclease family protein, protein MGVKFILGKASADHQQALISQLAQKRQYQPTDKFFYLVPNHIKFAAEVKVLRGLRSFEKISGLFAEQTVQVFSFTRLAWYFLKDTPVYQIPRLSSAGINMLVAAILQDHQADLTIFRGEHAQIGFITQLSQQLTELQQNGLSAADLTELAQNVNFSASLQAKMHDLAVIYQYFIQQTQQQFLGSEGLLPILQEQLAKEDLTHSHFYITGFSQFNQQELALVKALCSQAAEVVISLVTDVAGIAGRSLPAKQLAALPLDFPSPNDLFYRSERLYFHLANYLHSKHIKFEVEDLTQTTWQRVTDPLLCQLETAWIRQSRLEPVKPTTAPTSDHLQLVAATDRQAEIREVAGQIKHYVQQENLHYRDFVVMTRHLDLYRNIIEPIFRQYQIPCFVDLQHEMSSHPLVELLSALFDVHDNFYRYDDLMRLLKTELLLPQTSTGQAMDLSEFRQCLDLTENLLLQTGMTGKNWLQQKDWTFYRFDANDQQRVITTREEKQTQQVNLIRHFIKETLPPFFKKFEQAKTGKAAAQLLCRFLLNNGVGRQLLVWRDQALAAGDLTAASRPEETWNTFVHLLDEYVLVLGERPFDPASFKELLLSGFAGAQYSQVPSTLDQVTITETGMAQLNQSQTVFVIGATSAVMPDHVVRPNLLSDSDRLQLGDSLPEDQLDLAETSDVQLAGENYLAYLAFLAPATRLVLSFPEQGTDGEKLAISPYVKQIKQLFSLKAQHVGQEPEADITLTEFQRHFSGAKRPVVTQLLNLARKNGRQLPAAFVSLAAWLKRDVQVGDLANRVFASLNYRNQPEKLQPDLVEKLYGKTINTSISKLEEFYANQYAYFLKYGLKLKERDVFALSPANTGEFFHAVLDQLHRRLMAEQRDLTQISATELTAYLNEIIPQQLARPQFQILHSSARMDYLSRQLAATIQQVSWTIHQQLQHSQARPYKTEVLFGQVGSREGLRPLEFALPQNHQVKVRGKIDRIDLLENSDQTYLGIVDYKSSLHKFNYRDAYYGMSLQMLTYLSALIKNFDLLVPGRQAKPAGAVYLHLQNPKLELKVVNQNSFEKAWLQKNKYDGLLLADPQLLELLDGDLTADQSGVSLVYPFRRKKAGDYSSTGRTDPQLITPEQLDLLLWQNEQLIKKAAATIFAGDLAIDPALWPDQRSALQYSPFKAIMQFDAMLPENNYHRLPLMSAKEVLAAIQIERSQNNGTKA, encoded by the coding sequence GTGGGAGTTAAGTTTATTTTAGGGAAAGCCTCAGCTGATCATCAACAAGCATTGATTAGTCAATTAGCACAAAAAAGGCAGTATCAACCAACTGATAAGTTTTTTTATTTAGTTCCGAACCATATTAAATTTGCTGCTGAGGTCAAAGTATTGCGCGGTCTGCGCTCATTTGAAAAAATTAGTGGCTTGTTTGCAGAACAAACAGTTCAGGTTTTTTCTTTCACACGCTTGGCTTGGTATTTTCTCAAGGACACACCTGTCTATCAAATTCCTCGACTTTCAAGTGCTGGGATCAATATGTTAGTAGCGGCCATTTTACAGGATCATCAAGCTGATTTGACGATTTTTAGAGGAGAGCACGCTCAAATCGGCTTTATTACGCAACTTAGTCAGCAGTTGACGGAACTTCAACAAAATGGACTTTCGGCTGCTGATTTGACCGAATTAGCTCAGAATGTGAACTTTTCAGCCAGCTTACAAGCTAAGATGCATGACTTAGCAGTTATTTATCAATACTTTATTCAACAAACACAACAACAATTTCTGGGTAGTGAGGGATTATTACCGATTTTACAGGAACAACTAGCCAAGGAAGATTTAACTCACAGTCATTTTTACATTACTGGTTTTTCACAATTTAATCAGCAGGAACTGGCTTTAGTAAAAGCACTTTGTTCTCAAGCTGCTGAAGTAGTGATTTCCTTAGTGACTGATGTTGCTGGTATTGCTGGTCGTTCGTTGCCAGCCAAACAATTAGCGGCTTTACCGCTTGATTTCCCATCACCAAATGATTTATTTTACCGCTCTGAACGACTGTATTTTCATTTAGCTAATTACCTGCATAGCAAACACATTAAGTTTGAGGTGGAAGACTTAACTCAGACGACTTGGCAACGGGTTACCGATCCATTGCTGTGTCAATTAGAAACAGCTTGGATTAGGCAATCACGATTGGAACCCGTAAAGCCAACAACAGCACCGACTTCGGACCATTTGCAATTAGTTGCAGCAACCGATCGCCAAGCAGAGATTCGAGAAGTTGCCGGTCAGATTAAACACTATGTTCAGCAAGAAAACCTTCATTATCGTGATTTTGTAGTGATGACACGTCATTTAGACTTGTATCGCAATATCATTGAACCAATTTTTCGTCAGTATCAAATTCCATGTTTTGTTGACCTGCAACATGAGATGAGTTCACACCCATTAGTAGAGTTACTAAGCGCTTTATTTGATGTACATGACAATTTTTACCGTTATGATGATTTGATGAGGTTATTAAAAACAGAATTACTGTTGCCACAAACGTCCACAGGGCAAGCTATGGATCTAAGCGAATTTCGTCAGTGCTTGGATTTGACTGAGAATCTGTTATTGCAAACGGGAATGACGGGTAAAAATTGGTTACAGCAGAAGGATTGGACTTTTTATCGTTTTGATGCTAATGATCAGCAGCGGGTTATTACGACACGAGAAGAAAAGCAAACCCAACAAGTTAATCTAATCCGGCATTTCATCAAAGAAACTTTACCACCATTCTTCAAAAAATTTGAGCAAGCTAAAACTGGAAAAGCAGCTGCTCAGTTATTATGCCGATTTTTATTGAACAATGGAGTTGGACGCCAGTTGTTAGTTTGGCGTGATCAGGCCCTAGCTGCTGGTGATTTAACAGCCGCCAGTCGACCAGAAGAAACGTGGAATACTTTTGTCCATTTGCTTGATGAGTATGTTTTAGTGTTGGGAGAACGGCCATTTGATCCAGCAAGTTTCAAAGAATTGTTATTAAGCGGCTTTGCGGGCGCACAATATAGCCAAGTACCATCAACCCTTGATCAAGTTACTATCACTGAAACCGGGATGGCACAACTAAATCAAAGTCAGACAGTTTTTGTAATTGGGGCAACTAGTGCAGTTATGCCAGATCATGTAGTTCGCCCTAATTTGTTGTCAGATAGCGATCGATTACAATTAGGAGACAGTTTGCCTGAAGATCAGCTTGATTTAGCCGAAACTAGTGATGTCCAGCTGGCCGGTGAGAATTATTTAGCTTACTTGGCCTTTTTAGCACCAGCAACTCGGTTAGTATTGTCTTTTCCGGAACAAGGAACTGATGGTGAAAAATTAGCAATTTCACCCTATGTTAAACAAATTAAACAGTTATTCTCCCTGAAAGCCCAGCATGTCGGTCAAGAACCAGAGGCGGATATTACGCTTACTGAATTTCAACGACATTTTTCTGGAGCTAAACGACCAGTTGTGACGCAATTACTAAACCTGGCACGTAAAAATGGACGCCAGTTACCAGCGGCATTTGTTTCACTAGCTGCGTGGTTAAAACGGGATGTACAGGTTGGTGATTTGGCGAACCGAGTTTTTGCTAGTTTAAATTATCGCAATCAACCAGAAAAACTACAGCCAGACTTAGTTGAAAAGTTATATGGCAAAACTATCAATACTTCTATTTCAAAATTGGAAGAATTTTATGCTAACCAGTATGCTTATTTTTTGAAATATGGTTTAAAGTTGAAAGAAAGGGATGTTTTTGCATTATCTCCGGCCAATACTGGTGAGTTTTTCCATGCAGTGCTTGATCAGCTGCATCGACGATTAATGGCGGAGCAAAGAGACTTGACGCAAATCTCGGCAACTGAGTTAACCGCATATTTGAATGAGATTATTCCGCAGCAGTTGGCTCGACCACAATTCCAAATTTTGCATAGTTCGGCTCGGATGGATTATCTTAGTCGTCAGTTAGCAGCAACGATTCAACAAGTCAGTTGGACAATTCACCAACAATTACAGCATTCACAGGCTCGGCCATACAAAACTGAGGTTCTTTTTGGACAAGTTGGCAGTCGGGAGGGGTTGCGCCCACTGGAATTTGCTTTGCCACAAAACCATCAAGTTAAGGTTCGAGGCAAGATAGATCGAATTGATTTATTGGAAAATAGTGATCAAACGTATTTGGGGATTGTTGATTACAAATCGAGTTTGCATAAATTTAACTATCGCGATGCGTATTACGGAATGTCATTGCAAATGTTGACTTATTTATCAGCTTTGATTAAGAATTTTGATTTGTTGGTGCCGGGACGTCAGGCTAAACCGGCTGGAGCAGTTTACTTGCATCTGCAAAATCCTAAATTGGAATTAAAAGTTGTTAATCAAAATTCATTTGAAAAAGCTTGGTTGCAAAAAAACAAATATGACGGGTTATTATTAGCTGACCCACAACTATTAGAACTTCTTGATGGAGATTTGACGGCTGATCAAAGTGGCGTTTCGTTGGTTTATCCATTCCGACGGAAAAAAGCCGGTGACTATTCTTCAACTGGTCGAACGGATCCACAATTGATTACACCAGAACAATTAGATTTATTGCTCTGGCAAAATGAGCAATTAATTAAAAAAGCTGCAGCCACAATTTTTGCTGGAGATTTGGCGATTGACCCTGCTTTATGGCCCGATCAGCGGTCAGCCTTGCAGTATTCACCGTTTAAAGCGATTATGCAATTTGATGCAATGTTGCCAGAAAATAATTATCATCGCCTGCCTTTAATGTCAGCTAAAGAGGTTTTAGCGGCTATTCAAATTGAAAGGAGCCAAAACAATGGCACAAAAGCTTAA
- a CDS encoding aminopeptidase C, protein MTKDITTADLEKFHQLFEKQPVQQVIARAVQNNGVAAASENIAAKSQLDRVFSIELPIGKVTNQKKSGRCWLFSTLNTMRHQFAQKYHCKDFELSQNYNAFYDRLEKANQFFERVLATADQSLDERQTADLFAAPDSDGGQWANAAALITKYGVVPQAVMPETYNSSKTDEMNEVLQLKLRKDGLELRKAAAAGKNSAELKQLKLNSLAEIYRILVYAFGEPPRQFDFAYRDDDKKYHTVGQLTPQQFLTKYFTWDFNQYVCLTNAPDHELNQVYGLPSQDYIFNGKKNTFVNTTISALKAAAIAQLQAGETVWFGNDVLKDLDRQQGILAPEFFAKSELFGVDLQLTKADRLQSHEAGVSHAMTLVGVDLVDNQPRKWKVENSWGEKIGDQGYFVMSDQWFDDYVYEVIVKKDYLHANEKALLNQPVKNLAPWDSLA, encoded by the coding sequence ATGACAAAAGATATTACAACAGCTGATTTAGAAAAGTTTCATCAATTATTTGAAAAGCAACCGGTACAACAAGTAATTGCACGGGCAGTACAAAATAATGGTGTAGCAGCAGCAAGTGAAAACATTGCAGCTAAAAGCCAATTAGATCGAGTATTCTCCATTGAACTACCAATCGGGAAAGTTACTAATCAGAAAAAAAGTGGTCGTTGTTGGCTTTTTTCAACGTTGAATACGATGCGACATCAGTTTGCTCAAAAGTATCATTGCAAGGATTTTGAGCTATCACAAAATTATAATGCTTTTTATGACCGTTTAGAAAAAGCCAATCAATTTTTCGAAAGAGTTTTGGCAACGGCGGATCAATCATTGGATGAGCGGCAAACGGCCGATTTATTTGCAGCTCCAGACAGTGATGGCGGTCAGTGGGCGAATGCAGCGGCATTAATTACCAAGTATGGTGTTGTTCCACAAGCTGTGATGCCAGAAACATATAATAGCAGTAAGACCGACGAAATGAATGAAGTTTTGCAGCTGAAACTGCGCAAGGACGGCTTGGAGTTACGAAAAGCTGCTGCCGCTGGCAAAAACTCCGCTGAGTTAAAACAATTAAAATTAAATAGTTTAGCGGAAATTTATCGAATCCTGGTTTATGCTTTTGGTGAACCACCGCGTCAGTTTGACTTTGCTTATCGAGATGATGATAAAAAGTATCATACGGTAGGTCAATTAACTCCGCAACAGTTTTTGACTAAATACTTTACCTGGGATTTTAATCAATATGTTTGTTTAACTAATGCGCCCGACCACGAGTTAAATCAAGTTTATGGGTTACCTAGCCAAGACTACATTTTTAATGGTAAAAAAAATACTTTTGTTAACACAACCATAAGTGCTTTAAAAGCAGCAGCAATTGCTCAGCTGCAGGCCGGTGAAACTGTTTGGTTTGGTAATGATGTTTTAAAGGATCTGGATCGGCAGCAAGGAATTTTGGCGCCAGAATTTTTTGCTAAATCCGAGTTATTTGGAGTTGATTTGCAGTTAACCAAAGCTGATCGACTGCAAAGTCATGAAGCTGGTGTTTCGCATGCAATGACTTTGGTCGGAGTAGACTTAGTTGACAATCAGCCGCGTAAGTGGAAAGTCGAAAATAGCTGGGGAGAAAAAATTGGTGATCAAGGTTATTTCGTGATGAGCGATCAGTGGTTTGATGATTATGTTTATGAAGTAATTGTTAAGAAAGATTATTTACATGCTAATGAAAAAGCTTTGTTAAATCAACCGGTTAAGAATCTTGCGCCATGGGATTCATTAGCCTAA
- a CDS encoding carbonic anhydrase family protein, translating into MLDYQNQKKWNSELDPWQSPIKLDLKMAEQVKLAAQPLQAETSYQFTSIEHRGNNLQFNGSGRIRLLGRSFIFKQLHFHFPAEHYLNEHQFPCEWHFVHQDAIGHLAVIAFTVKIGDEMLSLNPFYQAFNLAEGQKTNFFAELDLATMLAGQKEGFYNYLGSLTTPPLTRGVEWWVATTPLSATSEQLERLAQLFSSANARDCQPLLKRPIKLYAAQKH; encoded by the coding sequence ATGTTAGACTATCAAAACCAAAAAAAATGGAATTCAGAGCTTGATCCTTGGCAATCACCAATCAAACTTGATCTTAAAATGGCTGAACAAGTTAAACTTGCAGCTCAACCACTTCAAGCGGAAACATCATATCAGTTTACTTCAATTGAGCATCGCGGAAATAATTTACAATTTAATGGTTCAGGGAGGATCCGCCTGCTAGGTCGGTCCTTTATTTTTAAACAATTACATTTTCATTTTCCAGCTGAACATTATTTAAATGAACACCAATTCCCTTGTGAATGGCATTTTGTTCATCAAGACGCAATTGGGCACTTAGCTGTCATTGCTTTTACAGTTAAAATCGGTGATGAAATGTTAAGTTTAAACCCATTTTATCAAGCTTTTAATTTAGCTGAAGGGCAAAAAACGAACTTTTTTGCTGAACTTGATCTAGCAACGATGCTTGCTGGACAAAAAGAAGGGTTTTATAATTACTTGGGTTCTTTGACAACTCCACCATTAACACGTGGTGTTGAATGGTGGGTGGCAACTACACCTCTTTCAGCCACCTCTGAGCAGCTGGAGCGATTAGCACAATTATTTTCCTCAGCTAATGCGCGTGATTGTCAGCCTTTATTGAAACGACCAATTAAACTTTATGCTGCTCAAAAACATTAA
- a CDS encoding ribose-phosphate diphosphokinase — protein sequence MSNKQTGAALKLFSLNSNPALAEKIAAELGQPLSQVSVKHFSDGEIQININESIRGADVFVIQSISDPVNENFMELMIMIDALRRSSAGTINIVLPYYGYARADRKARPREPITAKLIANFLQLAGADRIVTMDLHAGQLQGFFNIPVDHLLAIFVQARYFISRGIQNDVVVVAPDHNGVKAARNLATLLKAPIAIVDKRDEEVAGNHDRAIQDEAATIIGDVAGRRCIVFDDLIDTGSKLTVAAKSLKAAGATEIYACATHPILSDGAAARLQKSDYTEIVATDTIMVPNDKQFKKLKILSVSQTFAKAIDLIYHNQSVDSLFSKHEI from the coding sequence ATGAGCAACAAACAGACTGGAGCAGCTCTGAAATTATTTTCGTTGAATTCAAATCCTGCGTTAGCAGAAAAAATTGCAGCTGAACTGGGACAACCATTAAGTCAGGTGTCAGTGAAACATTTTAGTGATGGTGAAATTCAGATTAATATCAATGAAAGCATTCGTGGAGCTGATGTATTTGTCATTCAATCAATTTCAGATCCCGTCAATGAAAATTTCATGGAATTGATGATAATGATTGATGCTTTGCGCCGATCAAGTGCTGGGACGATTAATATCGTTTTGCCATACTATGGGTATGCCCGAGCAGATCGCAAGGCGCGTCCACGCGAACCGATTACTGCTAAGCTAATTGCTAATTTCTTACAATTAGCTGGCGCAGATCGAATTGTTACAATGGATTTACATGCTGGACAATTACAAGGATTTTTCAATATTCCAGTGGACCACTTGTTAGCTATTTTTGTCCAAGCGCGTTATTTTATTTCACGGGGAATTCAAAATGACGTTGTGGTAGTAGCTCCGGATCATAATGGTGTTAAAGCCGCTCGAAATTTGGCAACACTTTTGAAAGCACCGATTGCGATTGTTGATAAGCGAGATGAAGAGGTAGCCGGCAACCATGATCGTGCAATTCAAGATGAAGCAGCTACAATTATTGGTGATGTTGCTGGTCGGCGGTGTATTGTTTTTGATGATTTAATTGATACCGGCAGCAAACTCACGGTGGCAGCTAAGTCGCTTAAAGCAGCTGGGGCCACTGAAATCTACGCCTGCGCGACACATCCAATTTTGTCGGATGGAGCTGCTGCTCGATTACAAAAATCGGATTATACTGAAATTGTTGCAACTGATACAATTATGGTACCAAACGATAAGCAATTTAAGAAATTGAAAATTTTGTCCGTTTCTCAAACCTTTGCAAAGGCAATTGATTTAATTTACCATAATCAATCAGTTGATTCACTGTTTAGCAAACATGAAATTTAA